In the genome of Ictalurus punctatus breed USDA103 chromosome 3, Coco_2.0, whole genome shotgun sequence, the window CACCTACATttggagagggagagggagagggggagagagagagagagagagagagagaaaaagtagaAATGCTACTGTGTTTatgatgtaaatatttgtattatacACCAGTAGACCATTTAATGAGATGTTTatgatgtaaatatttgtattatacACCAGTAGACCATTTAATGAGATGCATTTCTTGTATAACTAGTGACTAGCGCTTCGGTGCTGTGGAGACCTGCACGTTTTGTCAGTATTTGGAACGGGAGATGGAATAATAAATCCTGGGCCTCTGGCCAGGAACCAATGCAAGGACCAACACCTCACCTAACCTCAGTCCCCCCCCAATCCTACTTTAGGTCAGTAGCCAAGGCAATTCTACAGGGCCTGTGGGTCGTTTTCCATCTTTACTGCCATTATGTTTCCGGGAATCCGAAATGACCTAGCTAAGTAATCAACACTCCAAAGTGAGCACTAACTCACTAAACGATGCTAGGCTAACATTAGATGACCTCCTGACCACCTACAGTTGTCATGCCAATAATAATTTTGTTATTAGTTTATCTTCAGCACTTACCACGGTCctgctttctcttttcttctcttccttccttttctgGCTTCCAGTGTACTGTACAGTGTTGTATTTCACACTTTCATGGACGTAGTATCAGCCTGCAGGAGGCCCCTGATAACTCGGAGCCCCAAGCCAGGAGAACACCAGGAGAACTAGCAGCGTATGGGGAtttaaaaatgatgatgatgatgattattattattattatttaacatccTTCTCTTCAGATCTGTGCTTTCTGGGCCTCTGAGTGCCCAGGACCCTGGTGCttgattctcagtacagcagtGACCCTGACCTGGTAGTGTGTGTAGTTATGATACGAGTGTAGCTGGAGCAGCAGCAGTGTCGCAGGtgttgtagtaataataataataataataataataataatacatgagaTGTGCAGTAGTTGGTTGTAATGACGGTCAGGTTGGAGTCTCAGCGCGCAGCAGGGTGTGTGAGCATCGCACTCTTCGAGCTCTAACGTCTCATTATGCCAAACCGCTCAGGCGGTGGTTACCAGAGCAACTGTGCAGAAcgagccacacacacaccatcataataattagtaataaaCGAACTGACTTGTTTATTTAGTCTAAAGTaaactgtgtttatatatgatatattcATGTACTGAATCACACGTGAAATACGTGGGTTTGTTggtgggtgtgttttttttttatttttaaaaagacaacacatttttcacatgctCAAACCTTCCTGCCAGGCAGGAAGTGACGGATTCTGGACAGGAATCCAGACCTGTCGGGAAAACGTCTAGGTTTCCAGTTCCGTTCACATCTAAGAACGGAGTCtagtttacagctgctatagcGCACGTGATAACTTGTTGCAACGATATTCCACAGTACCGAAACGTAActagaaacggataaaaacTAATATGGAATCGTTGATTAATTTCCGATACCCGCACGATTCCTTCACTTATCGAACAGATATCCTTCGGCCGCTCTCTCAATCGTCTAAACCGTGCCGTAGGGAATTATAGACTctttaaaaaccacacacacacacacaataaatccAAACACACGTTACATCGGCTTATGTTTAGTCAAATATGAACAGTTTCAACAAGTGACAAATTACACCCCGCGCCCCCCAAACATTCCACACAACACTGAACAAAGTCCTGTAGCGTATTGTATTCATGAAACGAAAGTGCAACAGTCGTCTATGAAAAGGCAGAACGTACTTTTACGCTAATTCCATCACTTGCATAAGATTAGATGAAGTTAGTACTTCGTAGacagaagaaggaaagaaaagaagaaaaaaaaaatcccataaaGCCGAACGACAATATGCTgaagaaagaaacacaaaatgagAAACAGATAAATTACAGACCAGGACTCGTGTCTAATCCTATAAACGGAACAAGTAGCATGATGAGAGTACGGCTACTTATGAAGCCCAGAAAGGTGATATATTTCCCCACTCTTACTGGAAAAGTAGAAGAGCTGACATACTGTAAGCTTAGGTGCAGTCATCCATACCATCAATACCTCAATCTCTGGGCTGAtctgtacattttttattatcaggttgttttttttttaagacacgCATGAACCCAGACGTGTCCTGTTCATCTTCCACTTCTGCTCTAAAGCCAATTTTCCCCCTGAATAAACATATGGAAATATTCATCCAATGGAAATATTGAATGAATTCAGCTCTGAACTAAACTGCACTGGCGGGAAGTCACCCGGTCGGTGGACCCACAGGCCAGCGTCTTGCTCCCGTCGGCTGAATGCGAAGGTGTGGGCGTAGACTAAAGAGTTTCGAGACGTTAAAGCGCGGGTTCGTTCGGGAACGGTGAAGTCCTCGTGTCGTCGTCGTCGGGCTTCCGGCTCTTCACTCCCAGTTCTCCCAGTCCTCATCGTCAAACTGGGACATGGAAATAACGAGCAACGGTGATGTAGACACGTGACTCGGGTTGTTCAGGTGTCGACGGATTCATTTTGTAGAACGGTACCTGCGAATACGTACCTCTGCGGCGGCGTCGGTTTTAGACAGAGCCAGCTGAACCTCTTCCTCCGTCATATCCAAGTCGAAGTCTTTTTCCCAGTCCTCGCTCACGTCAGTACTGGATCCTTCCGGAAAATAGATCACAATAAAACatcagggaaaagaaaaaaaaaatcaacgttttttttcccccttccctCAGATTGATATGTATACGGTCTGCTTcggaattattggcaccctgtgcTATATTATTACACACGTATATATTTTTCACCTTTTTTGCCGTTAGTAGAAGGCGTGGACTTGCCGCTGTCAGAGTTGAGCTCGAACACTCGCAGGTCTTGCACTACCTCCAATTTTCTTGCTTCCTGCTCCCTGGCGCCCTCCGCCCTCACTCTGGCTCCCTCCTCCCTGGCGCCCTCCGCCCTCACTCTGGCTCCCTCCTCCCTGGCGCCCTCCGCCCTCACTCTGGCTCCTTCCTCCCTGGCGCCCTCTGCCCTCACTCTGGCTCCCTCCTCCCTCGCTCCCTCCGCAGCGGCAGCGCTCTTCTGCTTCTCGTCCTCGGCTGGCGCGATGGCGTGGCTCTGCGGAAGGATCTCCAGCTGCGTTGGGAGACTCACGCTGTCGCTGCTGACCGACGGAGTGATGTCCGACGCGGTGTCGCCGTGGGGACCCGCCACCTCAGAGGACGAGGCGCGCGAAGGGCCGGTCTCTACGGTTACGGgcgggggaggaggaggagtgaagTCCAAGCGAGACGGCGACGAGGCTCCTAGGAACTCGTCTGGAGAAGATCATGTGATCATTTGAGGCTGACCAGACTGAGAATTTTATCTTCTTGATACGGACTAATTCCTGATACGtaccttcctcttcctcctcccaaCCCAGACTCTC includes:
- the bsdc1 gene encoding BSD domain-containing protein 1 isoform X2 — its product is MAEGEGGWWGGWLQQSFQSIKDRSSEAYEFIKRDLTEFSNVVQHDTACSIVATANAVKTKLAVEGSSETTEKVKKSLSNILGVITDTLAPPPDMTIDCDVITLVATPAGTTEVYDSTKARLYSLQADPATYCNEPDGPPEQFDAWLSSFSLEEKKAEISELLVNSPSIRALYTKMVPAAVAHSEFWQRYFYRVFQLDQEEAKRVALKRRAEETAQSESLGWEEEEEDEFLGASSPSRLDFTPPPPPPVTVETGPSRASSSEVAGPHGDTASDITPSVSSDSVSLPTQLEILPQSHAIAPAEDEKQKSAAAAEGAREEGARVRAEGAREEGARVRAEGAREEGARVRAEGAREEGARVRAEGAREQEARKLEVVQDLRVFELNSDSGKSTPSTNGKKGSSTDVSEDWEKDFDLDMTEEEVQLALSKTDAAAEFDDEDWENWE
- the bsdc1 gene encoding BSD domain-containing protein 1 isoform X1, giving the protein MCDGLREGGWWGGWLQQSFQSIKDRSSEAYEFIKRDLTEFSNVVQHDTACSIVATANAVKTKLAVEGSSETTEKVKKSLSNILGVITDTLAPPPDMTIDCDVITLVATPAGTTEVYDSTKARLYSLQADPATYCNEPDGPPEQFDAWLSSFSLEEKKAEISELLVNSPSIRALYTKMVPAAVAHSEFWQRYFYRVFQLDQEEAKRVALKRRAEETAQSESLGWEEEEEDEFLGASSPSRLDFTPPPPPPVTVETGPSRASSSEVAGPHGDTASDITPSVSSDSVSLPTQLEILPQSHAIAPAEDEKQKSAAAAEGAREEGARVRAEGAREEGARVRAEGAREEGARVRAEGAREEGARVRAEGAREQEARKLEVVQDLRVFELNSDSGKSTPSTNGKKGSSTDVSEDWEKDFDLDMTEEEVQLALSKTDAAAEFDDEDWENWE